One Engraulis encrasicolus isolate BLACKSEA-1 chromosome 5, IST_EnEncr_1.0, whole genome shotgun sequence DNA segment encodes these proteins:
- the LOC134448270 gene encoding uncharacterized protein LOC134448270 produces MPSAAAAAAAVAQGPVVGPDGAPGWDNVQELAAYLVGLREAVYLTDPEVTEVIQLWAALPDSDKARIDYQPRHQDRLPLGRFKAPKRSAVTPGVESVKRCLIGHPGGAAQWPSTSRVVEAMCVRLCRLHKSTTKKDGVAKPRWAKILDDYHHIRDLLINSPRLKAETTIQLFELSETTLKQWFQKRLKDQERTTLTQGLTPSTPQIPVAAAQLPPPQEKLDVQPVSSGPQHQFVLPLNRVGQAPVLRPGPQPKKRPITPAPLITPATAPPPVPAGLTFLVSAPVMPKTFLQLPAMMVPAPPAPVMQLPARPVPVPATAPTALLLPAQMAPGPTVILPRPVAGTAPLLAAPPAPGPAKLLARPVAPPAMPPPAPLPPASGPVMILPRPVAGTDPLPLAPPAPQPSVSRFTQRNRRRRAAEEKSGVVKKRKYVRTVTHNICSLCGQPKSAEFGHSRTSSATFCSRASGGKSVEEWLAEQKGKK; encoded by the exons atgccatccgctgctgctgctgccgctgctgttgctcag GGACCTGTCGTTGGACCCGATGGCGCTCCAGGGTGGGACAATGTGCAGGAGCTGGCTGCTTACCTGGTGGGTCTTCGAGAGGCTGTTTACCTCACCGATCCAGAGGTGACTGAGGTCATCCAGCTGTGGGCCGCTCTCCCTGACAGTGACAAGGCGCGGATCGACTACCAGCCACGTCACCAGGATCGTCTGCCACTTGGCCGCTTTAAGGCCCCAAAGCGGTCAGCAGTCACGCCGGGTGTGGAGAGTGTGAAGCGCTGCCTGATCGGACACCCTGGGGGAGCGGCTCAGTGGCCCAGTACCAGCCGTGTGGTGGAAGCCATGTGTGTACGGCTGTGCAGGCTGCACAAGTCCACTACCAAGAAGGACGGGGTTGCAAAACCCAGATGGGCAAAGATCCTGGACGACTACCACCACATCCGGGACCTCTTGATTAACAGCCCAAGACTGAAGGCAGAGACCACCATTCAGCTGTTTGAGCTGAGCGAGACGACACTTAAGCAGTG GTTTCAAAAACGGCTGAAAGACCAGGAGAGGACTACGCTCACGCAGGGACTGACACCATCCACGCCCCAGATTCCAGTCGCTGCTGCCCAACTCCCGCCACCTCAGGAGAAACTTGATGTGCAGCCGGTGTCATCTGGACCACAGCACCAGTTTGTACTGCCGCTGAATCGGGTGGGACAGGCTCCAGTGTTGCGCCCAGGCCCTCAGCCCAAAAAACGCCCAATTACCCCTGCCCCACTCATTACCCCAGCCACTGCCCCACCACCTGTTCCAGCTGGCCTGACCTTCCTCGTGTCAGCTCCTGTGATGCCTAAGACATTCCTCCAACTCCCAGCCATGATGGtgcctgcacctcctgcacctgtGATGCAGCTCCCAGCCAGGCCTGTCCCTGTACCAGCCACAGCCCCCACTGCCCTACTGTTACCTGCACAGATGGCTCCTGGACCTACCGTGATCCTACCCAGACCTGTTGCTGGAACAGCCCCATTGCTAGCTGCGCCACCGGCTCCTGGACCTGCCAAGCTCCTAGCCAGGCCTGTTGCTCCACCAGCCATGCCCCCCCCAGCCCCACTGCCACCTGCTTCTGGACCTGTCATGATCCTACCCAGGCCTGTTGCTGGCACAGACCCATTGCCACTTGCACCTCCTGCTCCACAGCCCTCCGTTTCCCGCTTCACACAGAGGAACAGGCGGAGGAGGGCAGCTGAAGAGAAAAGTGGTGTGGTAAAAAAAAGGAAGTATGTAAGGACTGTGACACACAACATATGTTCTCTATGTGGGCAGCCTAAAAGTGCAGAGTTTGGGCATAGTCGGACTTCGAGTGCCACTTTTTGTTCACGTGCCTCAGGTGGCAAATCTGTTGAAGAGTGGTTGGCAGAACAGAAAGGAAAAAAGTAA